A stretch of Desulfurivibrio alkaliphilus AHT 2 DNA encodes these proteins:
- a CDS encoding dihydrolipoyl dehydrogenase family protein, which produces MSKFDYDLGVIGGGAAGLTVASGAAQLGVKTLLVEKEEALGGDCLHYGCVPSKTLLKSAHVYQQMKEGARYGLPAITPPPVDFAAVAARIREVIAVIQQHDSVERFSRLGAEIRFGPARFRDEHAVEIDGQTASARAWVIATGSSPQIPAIPGLDRTPHLTNREIFYLDHLPDSMLILGAGPIAVEMAQAFSRLGSKVTVVQRSNQILSREDPDLAALVQRELEREGVEFLLKTAVRRVADGGDRREVVVADAAGREQTIAAEALLVALGRSPNTDGLGLEQIDVPFDPRGIKVDRRLRAGHKHIYAAGDVIGGYQFTHVAGYEGGIALSNAVFRLPRKTDYTWVPHCTYTKPELAGLGHNEKSASAAGLNYRVLSEEFAANDRARAEGETGGRLKLLLDRRDRPLGVTIAGPGAGDILSQWVAIMNGKVGLARIAAAIHPYPTLSEINKKAAGSLLAPKIFSPRVRKILKLLFGYRG; this is translated from the coding sequence ATGAGCAAATTCGATTATGACCTCGGTGTTATCGGCGGTGGCGCGGCGGGCTTGACCGTGGCCTCGGGGGCGGCGCAACTGGGGGTAAAGACCCTGCTGGTGGAAAAAGAAGAGGCCCTGGGCGGGGATTGCCTCCATTACGGCTGCGTGCCCAGCAAAACGTTGCTCAAGTCGGCCCATGTTTATCAGCAGATGAAAGAAGGAGCGCGCTACGGGCTGCCGGCCATCACCCCACCGCCGGTGGACTTTGCCGCTGTGGCGGCCCGCATCCGGGAAGTGATAGCGGTGATCCAGCAGCATGACTCGGTGGAACGCTTTTCCCGCCTGGGGGCCGAAATCCGCTTTGGGCCGGCCCGTTTCCGCGACGAGCACGCGGTGGAGATCGACGGCCAAACCGCCAGCGCCAGAGCCTGGGTGATCGCCACCGGGTCATCCCCCCAGATCCCGGCCATCCCCGGCCTGGATAGAACCCCGCATTTGACCAACCGGGAAATTTTCTACCTGGACCACCTGCCCGACTCAATGCTGATCCTGGGGGCCGGCCCCATCGCCGTCGAGATGGCCCAGGCATTCAGCCGCCTGGGCAGCAAGGTGACGGTGGTCCAGCGCAGCAACCAGATTCTCAGCCGGGAGGATCCCGACCTGGCGGCCCTGGTTCAGCGGGAGCTGGAACGGGAAGGGGTTGAGTTTTTGCTTAAAACGGCGGTGCGGCGGGTGGCCGATGGCGGTGATCGGCGCGAAGTGGTGGTTGCTGATGCGGCGGGCCGGGAACAGACCATTGCCGCCGAAGCCTTGCTGGTGGCCTTGGGCCGAAGCCCCAACACCGACGGCCTGGGGCTGGAGCAAATCGACGTGCCCTTCGACCCCCGGGGCATCAAGGTGGACCGCCGGTTGCGGGCCGGCCATAAACATATCTACGCCGCCGGCGACGTCATCGGCGGCTACCAGTTCACCCATGTGGCCGGTTACGAAGGGGGCATCGCCCTGAGCAATGCCGTTTTCCGATTGCCGCGCAAAACCGACTACACCTGGGTACCCCACTGCACCTACACCAAGCCGGAACTGGCCGGGCTGGGGCATAACGAAAAAAGCGCCAGCGCCGCCGGCCTGAACTACCGGGTGCTGAGCGAGGAGTTTGCCGCCAACGACCGGGCCCGGGCGGAAGGCGAAACCGGCGGCAGGCTCAAGCTGCTGCTGGACCGCCGTGACCGTCCCCTGGGGGTGACGATTGCCGGACCCGGGGCCGGCGACATCTTAAGCCAGTGGGTGGCGATCATGAACGGCAAAGTTGGCCTGGCCCGCATCGCCGCCGCCATTCACCCCTACCCCACCTTGAGCGAGATCAACAAAAAGGCGGCTGGTTCGTTACTGGCCCCAAAGATCTTCTCCCCCCGCGTCCGCAAAATCCTGAAACTGCTTTTCGGCTACCGGGGCTGA